DNA sequence from the Corynebacterium freneyi genome:
TGCCGGGCGGGTTCGCATGAGGTCCGTGAGGCCTACTCCTTCGGGGCCTCGTCGGCCTTGTCAGCCTTGCCGGCTTTGTCGGCTCTGGCCCGGGCGGCCGCCTCATAGGTGGCGTACTCCTCGCGGGTCATCTTGACGGATTTGCCGTCGCGGTCGAAGACCTCCACCTTCTCGTCGTCGGCCAGTCGGGCCGGGGTGACGGGGTCGGGGATCCGGCCGTCGGTCGCCTCGCTCAGGGCGGGCAGGGAATTGAAGGTGATGGCCGGCAGCGCGAAGCGGACGTCATCGTCTTCCGCGCCGTCCGTGGAGCGGCCCACCGCGTAGGCCCGGCCCCGCTTGTCGAACAGCACGCCCCGGAAGCGGTTCCACGGCAGCGAACGGCGGCCGCCGAGGAAATACACGGCGGTGATGCCGCGGGAGCTGACCGTGGTGCGCACCCGCAGAATCCACAGGGCGTAGACCACCGGCACCAGCAGCAGCGGGGACAGCCACAGGGAGAAGCCCATCGCCACGATCGCCAGGAACACCAGGAAGGTCACGGCCAAAAAGTGCGTCTTCTGGGGACGGAAGCGGGTCGTGGGCAGCGCGGTCGGCTGATCGTTGCTCATGGGGGCTCATTGTAGGGCCACGGTGCGCGCCCGCGGCACTCGGCCCGCGCCTAGTTCGACGCGGTGCCGCCGCCCCCGGTGCCGGAGTTCGCGCCCGCGTCCGCGCCGGTGCCGGTTCCGGTGCCGGTGTCGCCGGTGCCCGTGTCGCCGGTGTTGCCGGTGTTGCCGGAGTTTCCGGTATTCCCGGAGTCGCCGGTATTTCCGGAGTTGTCGGTATTGCCGGTGTTGCCCCCGTCGCCGGTGTTGCCGGTGCCGGCGTCGGTGCCCTGCTGGCCGCGGCCGCCGTCCGGTTGGCTCGGCGCGTCGGTCGGAGCGGTGGTGGTGGCGCCGCCCGTGCCGGTGTTGCCCGATCCCGTGCCGGTGCCGACGTCGGTGCCGTCGTCGTCGGCTTCCTCGTCGCCGCCGGTGAATCGGCTCGGAGCCAGCCAACCGGCGACGCCCTCTTCGCCCTCGCCGGGCTCGACGGTGGCGAGGTTGAGCATTCCCAGGATCAGGAGGGTCACCAGCAACACGACCGTCGACGGCCGCGCCCGTCCGCCGGCCGACAGGATCCGGCGCACGCGCTGGCGCTTCGACAACTCGGACCACGCGACCCGGTCGGTCGCCGTGGCCTGCTCGTCGGAGTCATCGGCATCGGCGTCGACGGCCGGCGCCACCTTCGTCTCGTCGAGATCGGCGGAGTCGGAACCGTCGGAGTCGTCGGCGTCACGAGCTTTGCGACGCCGCTCGTCGAGTGCGGCGCCCGCGGACGGAAGATCGCTGCGGCGACGATCGTCGTCGTCAAGCGAACCGGAGGTAGACTGCGCCTGCTTCGCCGAATTCGCCTGCTCGACCTCGAGGGAACCGGTGCCGCGATTCGATCCGGGCGTCGAGCCGCCGGCGTCGACGAAGGTCGTCGTCTTCGCATCGTCGCCGGAAGAATCCGGTCGAATGACGGGGGAGCGGCGCATGCCCTGATCCGGCGACGCCGACAGTGCGCTCAACTGTGCGGTGAGGGCCTCGGTCTGACGCAGCGGATTCGCCTCCGCGCGCTCGCCGTAATCGTCCCACCACGTGTCGATGATCTCCGACCGCACCGCACGTTCGATCAGCCACTGGTCGCCCGGGTCGCAGTCGGCGATCAGACGCATGGTCACCGTCCACGGCAGGCCCATCGCCGTGGGGGCGACCAGCTGCGTCGAGGACTGGATGCGGATCTCCGACAGGACGTGCTCGCGCACGCCTTCCGCCGCGACCGCGCGCTTGGCGGCCTCCAACGTACGTTCCTCCAGATCGCGCACCGAACCGCCGGCCGTCATGGGCACCGGAATCTCGATGACCGCGCGCGACCACCGCGACGAGTAGTTCACGCACATGCGGGCCTCGGAGTTCGGGACCACGATCTCCTCGCCGTTGAGCGTGCGGATCGTCGTCGCGCGGAGCGTCATGTTGACGACGTCGCCCTGCACCGTGCCGCTGGGGGAATGGAACTCGACCCAGTCGCCGATGCCGTACTGCTTCTCCGCGATGATGAATACGCCGCCGATCAAGTCGCCGATGACTCCCTGCGCGCCGAAACCGATCGCAGCCGAGATGACCGTCGCTGGAATCGCCGCCGCCGTCAGCGATACGCCGAACTGATTGAGCAGGGCGATGCCGAGGACGAAGTAGGCGACCATCTCGACGAGGTAGACCACCGCGCCGATCAATGCGCGGCGCCCCTTCGTCGACTCCTCGCCGTCGGTCATGTTGGATGTGGCCACGGCGATGACGAATCGCCGGATCCGTGGGACGAGGACCAGAAGGATCAGCAGCGCGGCGATGGACAAGCCGTGTGCGGCGATCCATGCCCACGAGCGCTGCAATAGATATAGAAGGAAGTCCATGGGCGCCACGGTAGGGACGCAGACTTAGAGGACGCTGAGGCGCGAGGCATAATGTGCGGGAGATCCGCGCACGCCGCGGGTGGTCGCGGCGGGTGGTGTCCAACTATGTGGGATTGACTGTCCACTATGTGGACGCTAGTCTCGGAAGGGACATGGGACGCCGGTGATGCCCCACCACGGGCGCATTCGGCGGCCCATCGTGCTCGGACCCGCCCGTACCCGACTACAGGAGCGCACCGGAATGAACGCCGCCCCACAGAACAGCCCCTCGCCCGCCACCGTGGCCGCACAGACGCGCCGCACGACGCCCGAGCGCATCACCGGCGCCAAGGCCATCGTCCGGTCCCTCGAGGAGCTTGGCGCGGACGTCGTATTCGGCATTCCGGGCGGCGCGATCCTGCCGCTGTACGACCCCCTGTTCGACTCGGAGAAGATTCGCCACGTGCTGGTCCGCCACGAGCAGGGCGCCGGCCACGCCGCCACCGGCTACGCGCAGGTCTCCGGCAAGGTCGGCGTGTGCATCGCCACCTCCGGCCCCGGCGCCACCAACCTGGTCACCCCGCTGGCCGACGCCCAGATGGACTCCGTGCCCGTCGTCGCCATCACCGGCCAGGTCGGCATGCCGCTGCTGGGCTCCGACGCCTTCCAGGAAGCCGACATCCGCGGCGTGACCATGCCCGTGACCAAGCACAACTTCATGGTCACCGACGCCAACGACATCCCGAAGGCCATCGCCGAGGCGTTCCACCTGGCCTCCACCGGCCGCCCGGGCGCCGTCCTCGTCGACGTGCCGAAGGACCTGCAGAACACCGAGATCGACTTCGTCTGGCCGCCGGAGGTGGACCTGCCGGGCTACCGCCCGGTGACCACCCCGCACTCCCGCCAGATCGAGGAGGCCGTGCGCATGATCGCCGCGGCCGAGCGCCCGGTGCTCTACGTCGGCGGCGGCGTCATCAAGGCCGATGCCTCGGCCGAGCTGCTGGCGTTCGCCGAGCTCACCGGCGTGCCGGTCGTCACCACCCTCATGGCCCGCGGCGCGTTCCCGGACTCCCACGAGCTGCACATGGGCATGCCGGGCATGCACGGCAAGGTGTCCGCCGTCGCCGCCCTGCAGAAGTCGGACCTGCTCATCACCATCGGCGCGCGTTTCGACGACCGCGTCACCGGTCAGCTGTCCACCTTCGCGCCGCACGCCAAGGTCATCCACGCCGACATCGACCCGGCCGAGATCGGCAAGATCCGCGAGGCCCACGTGCCCATCGTCGGCGACGCCCGCGAGGTTCTGGCCGCGCTTGCCGACGCCTACCGCGACCTGGACCTCCCGGCCCCGTCGATCGCCCCGTGGCTGCGCGAGCTCAACGAGCTGCGCGACGACTTCCCGCTCGGCTGGGAGGAGCACGCCGACGGGTCGCTGTCCCCGCAGTTCGTGCTGAAGACCCTGTCGGAGGTCGTCGGCCCGGACGCCATCTACTGCGCCGGCGTCGGCCAGCACCAGATGTGGGCCGCCCAGTTCATCCAGTACGAGAACCCGCGCACCTGGCTCAACTCCGGTGGCCTGGGCACCATGGGCTACGCCGTGCCGGCCGCGATGGGCGCCAAGGCCGCCGCTCCGGACAGGGAAGTCTGGGCCGTCGACGGCGACGGTTGCTTCCAGATGACCAACCAGGAGCTGACCACCTCC
Encoded proteins:
- a CDS encoding PH domain-containing protein, with the translated sequence MSNDQPTALPTTRFRPQKTHFLAVTFLVFLAIVAMGFSLWLSPLLLVPVVYALWILRVRTTVSSRGITAVYFLGGRRSLPWNRFRGVLFDKRGRAYAVGRSTDGAEDDDVRFALPAITFNSLPALSEATDGRIPDPVTPARLADDEKVEVFDRDGKSVKMTREEYATYEAAARARADKAGKADKADEAPKE
- a CDS encoding mechanosensitive ion channel family protein, producing MDFLLYLLQRSWAWIAAHGLSIAALLILLVLVPRIRRFVIAVATSNMTDGEESTKGRRALIGAVVYLVEMVAYFVLGIALLNQFGVSLTAAAIPATVISAAIGFGAQGVIGDLIGGVFIIAEKQYGIGDWVEFHSPSGTVQGDVVNMTLRATTIRTLNGEEIVVPNSEARMCVNYSSRWSRAVIEIPVPMTAGGSVRDLEERTLEAAKRAVAAEGVREHVLSEIRIQSSTQLVAPTAMGLPWTVTMRLIADCDPGDQWLIERAVRSEIIDTWWDDYGERAEANPLRQTEALTAQLSALSASPDQGMRRSPVIRPDSSGDDAKTTTFVDAGGSTPGSNRGTGSLEVEQANSAKQAQSTSGSLDDDDRRRSDLPSAGAALDERRRKARDADDSDGSDSADLDETKVAPAVDADADDSDEQATATDRVAWSELSKRQRVRRILSAGGRARPSTVVLLVTLLILGMLNLATVEPGEGEEGVAGWLAPSRFTGGDEEADDDGTDVGTGTGSGNTGTGGATTTAPTDAPSQPDGGRGQQGTDAGTGNTGDGGNTGNTDNSGNTGDSGNTGNSGNTGNTGDTGTGDTGTGTGTGADAGANSGTGGGGTASN
- a CDS encoding acetolactate synthase large subunit; translation: MNAAPQNSPSPATVAAQTRRTTPERITGAKAIVRSLEELGADVVFGIPGGAILPLYDPLFDSEKIRHVLVRHEQGAGHAATGYAQVSGKVGVCIATSGPGATNLVTPLADAQMDSVPVVAITGQVGMPLLGSDAFQEADIRGVTMPVTKHNFMVTDANDIPKAIAEAFHLASTGRPGAVLVDVPKDLQNTEIDFVWPPEVDLPGYRPVTTPHSRQIEEAVRMIAAAERPVLYVGGGVIKADASAELLAFAELTGVPVVTTLMARGAFPDSHELHMGMPGMHGKVSAVAALQKSDLLITIGARFDDRVTGQLSTFAPHAKVIHADIDPAEIGKIREAHVPIVGDAREVLAALADAYRDLDLPAPSIAPWLRELNELRDDFPLGWEEHADGSLSPQFVLKTLSEVVGPDAIYCAGVGQHQMWAAQFIQYENPRTWLNSGGLGTMGYAVPAAMGAKAAAPDREVWAVDGDGCFQMTNQELTTSAIEHFPIKVALINNGNLGMVRQWQTLFYEERYSNTKLRPEDNSYVPDFVRLSEGLGCVAIRVTKEEEVIPAIQKAREINDRPVVIDFIVGEDAQVWPMVAAGKSNDEIESARGLRPLFDEDMSAGESPADIHETMADNVEDAAKAPEANHPTMQTR